In Ctenopharyngodon idella isolate HZGC_01 chromosome 2, HZGC01, whole genome shotgun sequence, the following are encoded in one genomic region:
- the kif2c gene encoding kinesin-like protein KIF2C isoform X3, with protein MDPALSKLLIGLAVNISRSDGRIHSATVKTVNVTKATVNVEWAEKSMTKGKEVDMDELKQLNSDLMQHLQPSRQEEPEPSPAPIAAPVTRMAKNIRASELPSRSSRIPTSEPSRRMTTRQTCLFRQPAPPPVVSATAAEEVLSQDLPSSTIPKPSGYQRRLVSKPASPLLPTVEAICESEASKCAPMGPPSHRMSHVSEMNKVANKRLSIAKLPEAPKRGKFGDTSRPNKQFYQMIEEYRETLEKVPMSLSDPVKPHRICVCVRKRPLNKKELAKKEIDVVTIPGNGALLLHEPKQKVDLTKYLENQTFHFDYSFDEDATNDLVYRFTAKPLVKTIFEGGMATCFAYGQTGSGKTHTMGGDFSGKSQNSSKGIYALAAQDVFTLLKQKRYADMDLCPYVTFFEIYNGKVFDLLNKKAKLRVLEDEKQQVNVVGLQEVPVSSVDDVIKMIEKGSACRTSGQTFANASSSRSHAVLQVILRRRNFLYGKFSLVDLAGNERGTDVSNNDRHTIVETAEINRSLLALKECIRSLGQNSEHIPFRMSKLTQVLRDSFIGENSRTCMIAMISPGMGSCEYTLNTLRYANRVKELNGMSKGASVENGTNLELSEEGNSSEEESVVPAFEAISQVSEMEERFYEELKGCSEVARSMEYPSFDIVANLPEIDAFMRKLQESYQALRSAIEAEQRVRMSPN; from the exons ATGGATCCTGCATTGTCGAAACTTCTTATTGGGCTCGCTGTCAATATAAGTCGTAGTGATG GAAGAATACACAGTGCCACTGTGAAAACTGTCAATGTAACCAAAGCCACAGTGAATGTGGAATGGGCTGAGAAGAGCATGACTAAAGGAAAAGAG GTTGACATGGATGAACTTAAGCAACTCAATTCTGACCTTATGCAACACCTTCAACCATCTCGTCAAGAGGAACCAGAGCCCTCCCCAGCCCCTATTGCTGCACCTGTGACAAGAATGGCAAAA AACATCAGAGCATCAGAGCTTCCTTCAAGGTCATCAAGAATACCTACTTCAGAAC CCTCTAGAAGGATGACCACACGTCAAACGTGCTTGTTCCGACAGCCTGCCCCTCCACCTGTGGTCTCTGCAACAGCTGCAGAAGAAGTTCTCTCTCAGGATCTTCCCTCATCTACGATCCCTAAACCTTCAG GCTACCAGAGGAGACTTGTTTCAAAGCCAGCTTCTCCTCTGCTACCAACCGTTGAGGCTATATGTGAAAGTGAGGCTTCCAAATGTGCCCCCATGGGTCCACCAA GCCATCGCATGTCTCATGTCTCGGAAATGAACAAGGTGGCAAACAAACGGTTGTCGATAGCTAAACTTCCTGAAGCACCAAAGAGAGGAAAG TTTGGAGATACAAGTCGCCCTAATAAGCAGTTTTACCAGATGATTGAAGAATACAGAGAGACCCTGGAGAAAGTACCCATGTCCTTGTCCGATCCT gtcAAACCTCACCGAATATGTGTCTGTGTTCGCAAACGTCCGCTGAATAAAAAAG AGTTGGCAAAGAAAGAAATTGATGTTGTCACAATCCCTGGTAATGGAGCCCTGTTGTTGCACGAGCCCAAGCAGAAAGTGGATCTGACCAAGTACCTGGAGAATCAGACCTTCCATTTTGATTACTCATTCGATGAAGATGCCACTAATGACTTGGTTTACAG gttCACCGCTAAACCTCTGGTTAAGACCATTTTCGAAGGTGGTATGGCGACGTGCTTTGCATATGGCCAAACAGGCAGTGGAAAAACTCAT ACTATGGGTGGAGACTTTTCTGGAAAGAGCCAAAACAGCTCCAAAGGGATTTACGCCCTTGCAG CACAGGATGTATTTACCCTCCTGAAGCAAAAGCGATATGCCGATATGGACCTTTGCCCATATGTCACCTTTTTTGAGATCTACAATGGCAAG GTGTTTGACTTGCTGAATAAGAAAGCAAAGTTGCGTGTTTTGGAGGATGAGAAGCAGCAGGTCAATGTTGTTGGCCTGCAGGAAGTGCCCGTGTCATCTGTTGATGACGTCATCAAGATGATTGAAAAGGGAAGTGCATGCAG AACGTCTGGCCAAACGTTTGCCAATGCCAGCTCATCGCGTTCACATGCGGTTTTGCAAGTAATCCTAAGGCGGCGGAATTTCCTCTATGGGAAGTTCTCTCTGGTGGACCTTGCTGGGAATGAACGTGGCACTGATGTCAGCAATAATGATCGGCACACCATAGTGGAGACTGCGGAGATCAACCGCAGCCTGCTGGCTTTGAAG GAATGTATCCGGTCTCTGGGTCAAAACAGCGAGCACATTCCATTCAGGATGAGCAAACTCACCCAGGTGCTTCGGGACTCCTTCATTGGAGAAAATTCAAGGACATGTATG ATCGCAATGATATCACCCGGTATGGGCTCTTGTGAATACACTCTGAATACACTACGTTATGCAAACAG GGTAAAAGAATTGAATGGCATGTCCAAGGGAGCTTCAGTGGAGAATGGTACAAACCTAGAGCTTTCTGAGGAGGGAAACTCCTCAGAGGAG GAGTCTGTTGTCCCAGCATTTGAGGCTATATCACAAGTGTCAGAAATGGAGGAGAGGTTTTATGAAGAATTGAAG GGGTGCAGTGAGGTTGCCAGATCCATGGAATATCCCTCGTTTGATATTGTAGCAAATTTACCAGAGATTGATGCATTCATGAGGAAACTGCAAG AGTCTTACCAGGCTTTGAGATCAGCTATTGAAGCAGAACAGAGGGTCAGGATGTCACCAAACTAA
- the kif2c gene encoding kinesin-like protein KIF2C isoform X2, with the protein MKLDSDTQQDRELPDLREGRIHSATVKTVNVTKATVNVEWAEKSMTKGKEVDMDELKQLNSDLMQHLQPSRQEEPEPSPAPIAAPVTRMAKNIRASELPSRSSRIPTSEPAPQDCPSEESASRRMTTRQTCLFRQPAPPPVVSATAAEEVLSQDLPSSTIPKPSGYQRRLVSKPASPLLPTVEAICESEASKCAPMGPPSHRMSHVSEMNKVANKRLSIAKLPEAPKRGKFGDTSRPNKQFYQMIEEYRETLEKVPMSLSDPVKPHRICVCVRKRPLNKKELAKKEIDVVTIPGNGALLLHEPKQKVDLTKYLENQTFHFDYSFDEDATNDLVYRFTAKPLVKTIFEGGMATCFAYGQTGSGKTHTMGGDFSGKSQNSSKGIYALAAQDVFTLLKQKRYADMDLCPYVTFFEIYNGKVFDLLNKKAKLRVLEDEKQQVNVVGLQEVPVSSVDDVIKMIEKGSACRTSGQTFANASSSRSHAVLQVILRRRNFLYGKFSLVDLAGNERGTDVSNNDRHTIVETAEINRSLLALKECIRSLGQNSEHIPFRMSKLTQVLRDSFIGENSRTCMIAMISPGMGSCEYTLNTLRYANRVKELNGMSKGASVENGTNLELSEEGNSSEEESVVPAFEAISQVSEMEERFYEELKGCSEVARSMEYPSFDIVANLPEIDAFMRKLQESYQALRSAIEAEQRVRMSPN; encoded by the exons GAAGAATACACAGTGCCACTGTGAAAACTGTCAATGTAACCAAAGCCACAGTGAATGTGGAATGGGCTGAGAAGAGCATGACTAAAGGAAAAGAG GTTGACATGGATGAACTTAAGCAACTCAATTCTGACCTTATGCAACACCTTCAACCATCTCGTCAAGAGGAACCAGAGCCCTCCCCAGCCCCTATTGCTGCACCTGTGACAAGAATGGCAAAA AACATCAGAGCATCAGAGCTTCCTTCAAGGTCATCAAGAATACCTACTTCAGAAC CTGCTCCTCAGGATTGTCCATCTGAAGAGTCAG CCTCTAGAAGGATGACCACACGTCAAACGTGCTTGTTCCGACAGCCTGCCCCTCCACCTGTGGTCTCTGCAACAGCTGCAGAAGAAGTTCTCTCTCAGGATCTTCCCTCATCTACGATCCCTAAACCTTCAG GCTACCAGAGGAGACTTGTTTCAAAGCCAGCTTCTCCTCTGCTACCAACCGTTGAGGCTATATGTGAAAGTGAGGCTTCCAAATGTGCCCCCATGGGTCCACCAA GCCATCGCATGTCTCATGTCTCGGAAATGAACAAGGTGGCAAACAAACGGTTGTCGATAGCTAAACTTCCTGAAGCACCAAAGAGAGGAAAG TTTGGAGATACAAGTCGCCCTAATAAGCAGTTTTACCAGATGATTGAAGAATACAGAGAGACCCTGGAGAAAGTACCCATGTCCTTGTCCGATCCT gtcAAACCTCACCGAATATGTGTCTGTGTTCGCAAACGTCCGCTGAATAAAAAAG AGTTGGCAAAGAAAGAAATTGATGTTGTCACAATCCCTGGTAATGGAGCCCTGTTGTTGCACGAGCCCAAGCAGAAAGTGGATCTGACCAAGTACCTGGAGAATCAGACCTTCCATTTTGATTACTCATTCGATGAAGATGCCACTAATGACTTGGTTTACAG gttCACCGCTAAACCTCTGGTTAAGACCATTTTCGAAGGTGGTATGGCGACGTGCTTTGCATATGGCCAAACAGGCAGTGGAAAAACTCAT ACTATGGGTGGAGACTTTTCTGGAAAGAGCCAAAACAGCTCCAAAGGGATTTACGCCCTTGCAG CACAGGATGTATTTACCCTCCTGAAGCAAAAGCGATATGCCGATATGGACCTTTGCCCATATGTCACCTTTTTTGAGATCTACAATGGCAAG GTGTTTGACTTGCTGAATAAGAAAGCAAAGTTGCGTGTTTTGGAGGATGAGAAGCAGCAGGTCAATGTTGTTGGCCTGCAGGAAGTGCCCGTGTCATCTGTTGATGACGTCATCAAGATGATTGAAAAGGGAAGTGCATGCAG AACGTCTGGCCAAACGTTTGCCAATGCCAGCTCATCGCGTTCACATGCGGTTTTGCAAGTAATCCTAAGGCGGCGGAATTTCCTCTATGGGAAGTTCTCTCTGGTGGACCTTGCTGGGAATGAACGTGGCACTGATGTCAGCAATAATGATCGGCACACCATAGTGGAGACTGCGGAGATCAACCGCAGCCTGCTGGCTTTGAAG GAATGTATCCGGTCTCTGGGTCAAAACAGCGAGCACATTCCATTCAGGATGAGCAAACTCACCCAGGTGCTTCGGGACTCCTTCATTGGAGAAAATTCAAGGACATGTATG ATCGCAATGATATCACCCGGTATGGGCTCTTGTGAATACACTCTGAATACACTACGTTATGCAAACAG GGTAAAAGAATTGAATGGCATGTCCAAGGGAGCTTCAGTGGAGAATGGTACAAACCTAGAGCTTTCTGAGGAGGGAAACTCCTCAGAGGAG GAGTCTGTTGTCCCAGCATTTGAGGCTATATCACAAGTGTCAGAAATGGAGGAGAGGTTTTATGAAGAATTGAAG GGGTGCAGTGAGGTTGCCAGATCCATGGAATATCCCTCGTTTGATATTGTAGCAAATTTACCAGAGATTGATGCATTCATGAGGAAACTGCAAG AGTCTTACCAGGCTTTGAGATCAGCTATTGAAGCAGAACAGAGGGTCAGGATGTCACCAAACTAA
- the kif2c gene encoding kinesin-like protein KIF2C isoform X1, with protein MDPALSKLLIGLAVNISRSDGRIHSATVKTVNVTKATVNVEWAEKSMTKGKEVDMDELKQLNSDLMQHLQPSRQEEPEPSPAPIAAPVTRMAKNIRASELPSRSSRIPTSEPAPQDCPSEESASRRMTTRQTCLFRQPAPPPVVSATAAEEVLSQDLPSSTIPKPSGYQRRLVSKPASPLLPTVEAICESEASKCAPMGPPSHRMSHVSEMNKVANKRLSIAKLPEAPKRGKFGDTSRPNKQFYQMIEEYRETLEKVPMSLSDPVKPHRICVCVRKRPLNKKELAKKEIDVVTIPGNGALLLHEPKQKVDLTKYLENQTFHFDYSFDEDATNDLVYRFTAKPLVKTIFEGGMATCFAYGQTGSGKTHTMGGDFSGKSQNSSKGIYALAAQDVFTLLKQKRYADMDLCPYVTFFEIYNGKVFDLLNKKAKLRVLEDEKQQVNVVGLQEVPVSSVDDVIKMIEKGSACRTSGQTFANASSSRSHAVLQVILRRRNFLYGKFSLVDLAGNERGTDVSNNDRHTIVETAEINRSLLALKECIRSLGQNSEHIPFRMSKLTQVLRDSFIGENSRTCMIAMISPGMGSCEYTLNTLRYANRVKELNGMSKGASVENGTNLELSEEGNSSEEESVVPAFEAISQVSEMEERFYEELKGCSEVARSMEYPSFDIVANLPEIDAFMRKLQESYQALRSAIEAEQRVRMSPN; from the exons ATGGATCCTGCATTGTCGAAACTTCTTATTGGGCTCGCTGTCAATATAAGTCGTAGTGATG GAAGAATACACAGTGCCACTGTGAAAACTGTCAATGTAACCAAAGCCACAGTGAATGTGGAATGGGCTGAGAAGAGCATGACTAAAGGAAAAGAG GTTGACATGGATGAACTTAAGCAACTCAATTCTGACCTTATGCAACACCTTCAACCATCTCGTCAAGAGGAACCAGAGCCCTCCCCAGCCCCTATTGCTGCACCTGTGACAAGAATGGCAAAA AACATCAGAGCATCAGAGCTTCCTTCAAGGTCATCAAGAATACCTACTTCAGAAC CTGCTCCTCAGGATTGTCCATCTGAAGAGTCAG CCTCTAGAAGGATGACCACACGTCAAACGTGCTTGTTCCGACAGCCTGCCCCTCCACCTGTGGTCTCTGCAACAGCTGCAGAAGAAGTTCTCTCTCAGGATCTTCCCTCATCTACGATCCCTAAACCTTCAG GCTACCAGAGGAGACTTGTTTCAAAGCCAGCTTCTCCTCTGCTACCAACCGTTGAGGCTATATGTGAAAGTGAGGCTTCCAAATGTGCCCCCATGGGTCCACCAA GCCATCGCATGTCTCATGTCTCGGAAATGAACAAGGTGGCAAACAAACGGTTGTCGATAGCTAAACTTCCTGAAGCACCAAAGAGAGGAAAG TTTGGAGATACAAGTCGCCCTAATAAGCAGTTTTACCAGATGATTGAAGAATACAGAGAGACCCTGGAGAAAGTACCCATGTCCTTGTCCGATCCT gtcAAACCTCACCGAATATGTGTCTGTGTTCGCAAACGTCCGCTGAATAAAAAAG AGTTGGCAAAGAAAGAAATTGATGTTGTCACAATCCCTGGTAATGGAGCCCTGTTGTTGCACGAGCCCAAGCAGAAAGTGGATCTGACCAAGTACCTGGAGAATCAGACCTTCCATTTTGATTACTCATTCGATGAAGATGCCACTAATGACTTGGTTTACAG gttCACCGCTAAACCTCTGGTTAAGACCATTTTCGAAGGTGGTATGGCGACGTGCTTTGCATATGGCCAAACAGGCAGTGGAAAAACTCAT ACTATGGGTGGAGACTTTTCTGGAAAGAGCCAAAACAGCTCCAAAGGGATTTACGCCCTTGCAG CACAGGATGTATTTACCCTCCTGAAGCAAAAGCGATATGCCGATATGGACCTTTGCCCATATGTCACCTTTTTTGAGATCTACAATGGCAAG GTGTTTGACTTGCTGAATAAGAAAGCAAAGTTGCGTGTTTTGGAGGATGAGAAGCAGCAGGTCAATGTTGTTGGCCTGCAGGAAGTGCCCGTGTCATCTGTTGATGACGTCATCAAGATGATTGAAAAGGGAAGTGCATGCAG AACGTCTGGCCAAACGTTTGCCAATGCCAGCTCATCGCGTTCACATGCGGTTTTGCAAGTAATCCTAAGGCGGCGGAATTTCCTCTATGGGAAGTTCTCTCTGGTGGACCTTGCTGGGAATGAACGTGGCACTGATGTCAGCAATAATGATCGGCACACCATAGTGGAGACTGCGGAGATCAACCGCAGCCTGCTGGCTTTGAAG GAATGTATCCGGTCTCTGGGTCAAAACAGCGAGCACATTCCATTCAGGATGAGCAAACTCACCCAGGTGCTTCGGGACTCCTTCATTGGAGAAAATTCAAGGACATGTATG ATCGCAATGATATCACCCGGTATGGGCTCTTGTGAATACACTCTGAATACACTACGTTATGCAAACAG GGTAAAAGAATTGAATGGCATGTCCAAGGGAGCTTCAGTGGAGAATGGTACAAACCTAGAGCTTTCTGAGGAGGGAAACTCCTCAGAGGAG GAGTCTGTTGTCCCAGCATTTGAGGCTATATCACAAGTGTCAGAAATGGAGGAGAGGTTTTATGAAGAATTGAAG GGGTGCAGTGAGGTTGCCAGATCCATGGAATATCCCTCGTTTGATATTGTAGCAAATTTACCAGAGATTGATGCATTCATGAGGAAACTGCAAG AGTCTTACCAGGCTTTGAGATCAGCTATTGAAGCAGAACAGAGGGTCAGGATGTCACCAAACTAA